CGATTCTGAACTCGATAATTGATTACTTCTGTTCGTTTACCATAGCCATGTTCGGAAACAGCCAGGACCGTTCCCTCACGACGAACGACTATCATGCCCACAACATGGTCATTGTCACCTTTCAGTTCAATCCCTTTGACACCCATTGTCTTGCGACCGGTTGCGCGAATATTGGTCTCGCTGAAACGAATGGACATACCATTATGGGTTCCTAAAATGATGTCATTCTCACCATTAGTGATCTGAGCATCAATCAGATAATCATCTTCCCTGATATCAATGGCAAAGATACCACCTTTCATTGGACGGCTATAAGCAGTCAGAGCCGTTTTTTTAACCAAACCCTTGGAAGTTGCCATTGTGATAAAAAGGTCATCGGCATAATCTCTGACAGCAATGTAAGCCTGGACACTTTCACCCTGGTCTACGCGCAGCAGATTGATCAAAGCGCGACCACGGGTTGCTTTGCCAGCTTGTGGAATCTCATGAACCCGCAGCCAGTGGCATTTTCCACGATCTGTGAAGAATAAGATGTAGTCATGGGTAGATGCTGTGAAGAGGTGTTCAATAAAATCCTCATCACGGGCTTTAGCTCCGGCTGAACCACGACCCCCCCGATTTTGACGACGATAACCACTCACAGGATAACGCTTGATAAAACCGGCGTGGGTTATGGTGATTACCATCTCTTCTTCGGCGATCATGTCTTCAATAGTGAAGTCTTTGGCATCCGGAATGATCTCAGTCCGACGCTCATCACCATAACGATCCTGCACTTCGCGCAGCTCAGTTTTGATGATATTCATTCGCATCCCGACATTATTGAGGATCTCATTCAAGCGAGCGATCACTTTCAGAATTTCGGTGTATTCATCGATGATCTTTTGCCGTTCCAGGCCGGTGAGTTTCTGTAAGCGCATGTCCAGGATAGCTTGAGACTGAATTTCACTCAGACTGAATTTACTCATCAAGGCTGCCTTGGCCTCCTTGGGGTTTTTTGATCCCCGGATAGTTTTGATAATAGCATCCAAATTATCCAGGGCAATTTTCAGACCCTCTAAAATATGAGCTCTGGATTCAGCTTCATTGAGTTCATACTGAGTCCGCTTAACCACAACCTCATGGCGGAACTTGATAAATTCGTCGATTACTTCCTTCAGAGTCAATACTTTTGGCAGGCCGTTCACCAGCGCCAGCATGATGACTCCGAAGGTCTCCTGCATCTGGGTATGCTTATAGAGTAGATTAAGAACCACTTCAGGCACAACATCACGCTTGAGTTCGATCACCAGGCGGATACCATCCTTATCTGATTCATCACGAATATCAGAAATACCTTCGACTTTTTTGGTGCGAACCAGCAGGACGATCTTTTCGATGAGAGAGGTCTTATTGACCTGGTAGGGAATTTCCGTAATAACGAGACTAAAACGGCCATTTTTGCGTTCTTCAATATTGGCTCGTGCGCGAACCGTGATCTTTCCCCGTCCAGTTTCGTAAGCTTCCTTGATACCAGCGGCACCATAAATGATTGCAGCAGTCGGGAAATCAGGACCCTTGATGTGCCCCATCAGTTCAGATATAGTGACCTCAGGATTGTCGATTTGAGTCACAATGGCATCCACCACTTCGTTCATGTTATGTGGAGGAATATTGGTGGCCATTCCAACAGCAATACCACTTGATCCATTAAGAAGCAGGTTAGGAATGACAGCAGCCAGAACCGTGGGCTCTTTCAGACTTTCATCAAAATTGGGAATAAATCTGACGGTGTCCTTTTCCAGATCCTTGAGCATCTCACTGGAGATACGCTTTAAGCGGGCTTCCGTGTAACGCATGGCCGCGGCATTGTCACCATCGATGGATCCAAAGTTTCCCTGGCCATCCACCAGGGGATAGCGCAATGAAAATTCCTGGGTCATACGCACCATGGAATCATACACAGCAGAATCACCATGAGGGTGGTACTTACCCATCACGTCTCCAACGATACGCGCACTTTTACGATAGGCTCGGTTATACCCGACTCCCAATTCCATCATTCCATAGAGAATGCGACGGTGAACCGGTTTTAAGCCATCCCGTACATCGGGCAGGGCTCGTGATACAATGACCGACATGGAATAATCCATATAGGATTTTTTCATTTCCTCTTCGATCGATGTGTCCTGTATGCTTTGTCTCTGAATCTCCAACTCAATACCTCTTTATTTCTATCTTATACAATTTTTCAATTTCCACACATGTACGCTATCCCGAGTACTTTGCTTCTCGATGGAGCCTGTGCTGAGCAAGGCCGAAGTACTCGAGGTGACGAAAAGGAACAGGTAACGTCCCTGGATATTAAGTATCAATATTGACCACATACTTGGCATGGGACTGGATAAACTCGCGTCGTGGCTCCACCACATCACCCATAAGGGTTGAAAAAATTCGATCTGCCGAAGCTGCGTCATCCAGTTTAACCCGCATCATGGTTCTGGTTTCCGGATCCATTGTTGTGTTCCAGAGTTGATCCGGATTCATTTCTCCCAAACCTTTATAGCGCTGGATCTTCGCCCTCGAGGGGTCGCCACCAGCAGTTAATTGTTTGATGTACAGATCACGTTCATCATCATCAAAAGCATATTTTTCTTTTTTCCCCACACTCACGCGGTAGAGGGGAGGCATGGCGATATAGATATGCCCATTGATGATCAATTCAGGGAGATATCTAAACAGAAAAGTCAGGATAAGGGTGCGAATATGCGCCCCATCAACATCAGCATCTGTCATAATTACAATTTTGTGGTAACGTAGTTTTTCAAGATCAAACTCATCTTTAAAACCAGTACCAAAGGCAGTGATCATCATCCGGATTTCGTTGTTGTTCAGGAGTTTGTCAATCCGGGCTTTTTCTGAGTTAATGATTTTACCACGGAGGGGTAGAATAGCTTGAAAACGACGATCTCTGCCCTGTTTGGCTGAGCCACCTGCAGAATCTCCCTCAACCAGGTAGATTTCACAAAGGGCTGGATCTTTGTTTGAACAGTCCGCTAGTTTTCCTGGTAGATCACCACTTTCCAGGGCACTCTTGCGGCGGGTTAGTTCCCGGGCCTTGCGGGCGGCGTCCCTGGCCTGAGCAGCCATGAGACTCTTTTCAATAACTCGCTTGGCAATCGCTGGATGTTGCTCCAGGAATTCATTGAGTTGATCACTAACAAAGGAATCAACAATACCTTTAATTTCCCCATTACCCAGTTTTGTCTTGGTCTGTCCTTCAAACTGAGGCTCGGCTACTTTAATGGATATAACAGCCGTAAGACCCTCGCGAACATCATCCCCAC
This DNA window, taken from Candidatus Neomarinimicrobiota bacterium, encodes the following:
- the gyrA gene encoding DNA gyrase subunit A, producing MQRQSIQDTSIEEEMKKSYMDYSMSVIVSRALPDVRDGLKPVHRRILYGMMELGVGYNRAYRKSARIVGDVMGKYHPHGDSAVYDSMVRMTQEFSLRYPLVDGQGNFGSIDGDNAAAMRYTEARLKRISSEMLKDLEKDTVRFIPNFDESLKEPTVLAAVIPNLLLNGSSGIAVGMATNIPPHNMNEVVDAIVTQIDNPEVTISELMGHIKGPDFPTAAIIYGAAGIKEAYETGRGKITVRARANIEERKNGRFSLVITEIPYQVNKTSLIEKIVLLVRTKKVEGISDIRDESDKDGIRLVIELKRDVVPEVVLNLLYKHTQMQETFGVIMLALVNGLPKVLTLKEVIDEFIKFRHEVVVKRTQYELNEAESRAHILEGLKIALDNLDAIIKTIRGSKNPKEAKAALMSKFSLSEIQSQAILDMRLQKLTGLERQKIIDEYTEILKVIARLNEILNNVGMRMNIIKTELREVQDRYGDERRTEIIPDAKDFTIEDMIAEEEMVITITHAGFIKRYPVSGYRRQNRGGRGSAGAKARDEDFIEHLFTASTHDYILFFTDRGKCHWLRVHEIPQAGKATRGRALINLLRVDQGESVQAYIAVRDYADDLFITMATSKGLVKKTALTAYSRPMKGGIFAIDIREDDYLIDAQITNGENDIILGTHNGMSIRFSETNIRATGRKTMGVKGIELKGDNDHVVGMIVVRREGTVLAVSEHGYGKRTEVINYRVQNRAGKGIITIKTTPKVGHMVSLLEVVDNDDLMIITTRGVLIRQPVSSIRSIGRNTQGVKLIRLDEADSIAAVTRVQEEKDPEVKNEDGGDAVDGEQEKLFDGEEKTLPEA
- the gyrB gene encoding DNA topoisomerase (ATP-hydrolyzing) subunit B; its protein translation is MSENQINPVAKNYGAESITVLKGLEAVRKRPAMYIGDVGKRGLHHLVYEVIDNSIDEAMGGYCDAITVTVGKGETITVEDNGRGIPVDMHKEEGVPAVEVVMTSLHAGGKFDKDSYKVSGGLHGVGVSVVNALSDWLAVEVYRDKKVHELDFKIGILNNPMKITGKTKKRGTKVTFKFDDTVFHYGKYDWDVLEDRIRELAFLNQDLSITLIDDREDKPRTQSYHFKGGLSQFVDYLNESKHPIHPQVISIEGEKDDVPVEVAFQYTDSYTENILTYVNNINTIEGGTHLSGLRTALTRTLNNYATRNKLFKKLNMTLSGDDVREGLTAVISIKVAEPQFEGQTKTKLGNGEIKGIVDSFVSDQLNEFLEQHPAIAKRVIEKSLMAAQARDAARKARELTRRKSALESGDLPGKLADCSNKDPALCEIYLVEGDSAGGSAKQGRDRRFQAILPLRGKIINSEKARIDKLLNNNEIRMMITAFGTGFKDEFDLEKLRYHKIVIMTDADVDGAHIRTLILTFLFRYLPELIINGHIYIAMPPLYRVSVGKKEKYAFDDDERDLYIKQLTAGGDPSRAKIQRYKGLGEMNPDQLWNTTMDPETRTMMRVKLDDAASADRIFSTLMGDVVEPRREFIQSHAKYVVNIDT